One Prodigiosinella aquatilis DNA window includes the following coding sequences:
- a CDS encoding GntR family transcriptional regulator, with amino-acid sequence MKPVYISIADDLVYKINEGFYSEGDMLPTEVELCEIYNVSRMTLRKSLALLAEQDLLVRVKGSGTYVKKNKSAIHGAAELTGFQQEIKKQGKEVTTKVITFEIIHPDAMVGERLCLGPTDQVFHIERIRYINNEAEIFERTYMPVNMFSDLTVEIMSGSKYSYVRSKGINIYGNKQIVSVELADKRLSKVLDVKVNHPLLKVISMGEYEEGKVFEYSINIFRLNQYSFEFYAR; translated from the coding sequence ATGAAGCCAGTTTATATCAGTATCGCCGACGACCTGGTCTATAAAATTAATGAGGGTTTCTATTCGGAAGGGGACATGCTGCCCACCGAAGTCGAGCTATGTGAGATTTATAACGTAAGTAGGATGACCCTGCGTAAGTCACTGGCTTTACTGGCGGAGCAAGATTTGCTTGTAAGAGTGAAGGGGTCAGGTACTTATGTAAAGAAAAATAAATCAGCGATTCATGGCGCTGCTGAGCTAACGGGTTTCCAGCAAGAGATTAAGAAACAAGGAAAAGAAGTCACTACCAAAGTGATAACATTTGAGATCATTCATCCAGATGCAATGGTAGGTGAACGGCTTTGTTTAGGACCTACAGATCAGGTTTTTCATATTGAGCGCATCAGATATATAAATAATGAAGCTGAGATTTTTGAACGGACATACATGCCAGTAAATATGTTCTCTGACCTAACAGTCGAGATTATGTCAGGATCAAAATATAGCTACGTCCGTTCGAAAGGAATAAATATTTATGGGAATAAACAAATCGTATCAGTTGAGCTGGCTGATAAAAGGTTAAGCAAAGTCCTTGATGTCAAAGTAAACCACCCACTTTTGAAAGTAATTTCAATGGGGGAATATGAAGAAGGAAAAGTATTCGAGTATAGCATCAATATTTTCCGATTAAATCAATACAGCTTTGAGTTTTACGCACGATAA